One genomic window of Prochlorococcus marinus str. NATL2A includes the following:
- the psbF gene encoding cytochrome b559 subunit beta, long form, whose product MINLKLLLVLTPVIFSVAFTDYWLRRWGVFVWDNGPTIQNQQVWEDTAIVADKGRPSDGYPVFTVRTLAVNALGIPSVFFLGAIFAMQFIRRGVINA is encoded by the coding sequence ATGATCAACCTCAAATTACTCTTGGTATTAACACCAGTCATTTTTTCAGTTGCCTTTACTGATTATTGGTTGAGAAGATGGGGAGTATTTGTATGGGATAACGGTCCTACTATTCAAAACCAGCAAGTTTGGGAAGATACTGCAATTGTTGCAGATAAAGGAAGACCCTCAGATGGATATCCTGTATTTACCGTTAGGACTTTGGCAGTGAATGCATTAGGTATACCGTCTGTATTCTTCCTAGGTGCAATTTTTGCAATGCAATTTATCCGCCGCGGAGTGATAAACGCATAA
- a CDS encoding SemiSWEET family sugar transporter, whose product MSHLNYIDLFGFSAALLTTIAFLPQLYKTWETKSADDVSLVMLILFITGLICWIIYGLKIHSIPILVANIVTFIFNFMILILKLSYNKKNNK is encoded by the coding sequence ATGAGTCACCTTAATTATATAGATTTATTTGGTTTTTCAGCTGCTCTGCTAACTACTATAGCCTTCTTACCCCAGCTATATAAGACATGGGAAACAAAATCAGCTGATGATGTTTCATTAGTTATGTTGATTTTATTTATAACAGGCCTTATTTGTTGGATTATTTACGGTTTAAAAATCCATTCAATTCCTATTCTAGTCGCTAATATTGTTACCTTTATTTTTAATTTTATGATCTTAATTTTAAAGCTTAGTTATAATAAAAAAAATAATAAGTAG
- a CDS encoding tetratricopeptide repeat protein, translating into MSGFGEKKKEAKGSSKKLQKLSEKDLKAKSINNHIKGNLDEAEKGYIAFLRNGYSDADIISNYALICEEKGENEKAIRLYEQCAKSFPNHIYSKLNLSFLYYKLNQLEIAEIIIEEAIQLKPSLPNGHCIRGLILKGLDKYHESRLSLEKAIELDKNYFDAYINLGLLNKDSNKYNEAEEYYLKALEINNKSAIAHLNLGACYKEKQDLDKAILHTKMAIEIDNKLENCYLNLATIYNQIGDYKKSLSLTKKELLLHKHSELSYQLISELIKKGEVLNTSEKDNRELLKNLLNRKDISHRELFGNINSLISKEILEELSILESKLYENSKFNILIKNKELVKALSLLIFCSPLWEKVLGNIRKNILLNYSDKDKISNSIFNFIIGLGSQCFLNEYVYYISTEEKDKLKELKKITNNNKNQDYKLAIISCYQSLSSINDEIINLNTYIPNKKELNSLLDLQFKELNAEKMISKGIKKIGNIKDSTSKEVKNQYELNPYPRWRYNSYAKENKLNFLSVINSEISPNTIKSNSVQLTNKKINILIAGCGTGIQIIEASRYSNCEITAIDLSNSSISYAKRKVDEYGLKNINFIEMDLLELTSLNKRFDLIECSGVLHHMNEPSKGLSNLFDVLEPEGFLKLGLYSKYAREEILKARKLIKEKDIKPNIDGIRNFRNDLLNGEIKEINEISNWSDFYSTSMCRDLCFHTHENCYTLIEIKNMLKVSNLEFLGFTLSKEIRDKYQIDNKDKDSLKNLELWDKFEKLNPNSFREMYQFWSRKSTK; encoded by the coding sequence TTGAGTGGTTTCGGGGAAAAGAAAAAAGAGGCTAAAGGCTCTTCTAAAAAACTCCAAAAGCTTTCAGAAAAGGATCTGAAAGCAAAATCAATCAATAATCATATTAAAGGGAATTTAGATGAAGCAGAGAAAGGGTATATAGCTTTTTTAAGAAATGGTTATTCTGATGCAGATATAATTTCAAATTATGCACTCATATGTGAAGAAAAAGGAGAAAATGAGAAAGCAATAAGATTATACGAACAATGTGCTAAAAGTTTTCCAAATCATATTTACTCAAAATTAAATTTATCTTTTTTATATTATAAATTAAATCAATTAGAAATAGCAGAAATAATAATTGAAGAAGCAATTCAATTAAAGCCAAGCCTGCCAAATGGGCATTGTATAAGAGGATTGATTTTAAAAGGTTTAGATAAATATCATGAGTCAAGATTATCACTTGAGAAAGCAATCGAACTAGATAAAAATTACTTTGATGCTTATATCAATCTAGGATTATTAAACAAAGATTCTAATAAATATAATGAAGCAGAAGAATATTATTTAAAAGCATTAGAAATAAATAATAAATCTGCTATCGCTCATTTGAATCTAGGCGCATGCTACAAAGAGAAACAAGATCTAGATAAAGCCATTTTGCATACAAAGATGGCAATAGAGATAGATAATAAATTAGAAAACTGTTATTTAAATCTAGCTACAATATATAACCAAATTGGAGATTATAAAAAATCACTATCACTTACAAAAAAAGAACTTTTATTGCATAAGCATAGTGAGTTAAGTTATCAACTTATAAGTGAATTAATCAAAAAAGGAGAAGTTTTAAACACATCGGAAAAAGATAATAGAGAATTACTTAAAAATTTATTAAATAGAAAAGATATATCTCATCGAGAACTATTTGGGAATATAAACAGCCTTATCTCGAAAGAAATATTAGAAGAATTATCTATTTTAGAATCGAAGTTGTATGAAAACAGTAAATTTAATATTTTAATTAAAAATAAGGAATTAGTAAAAGCACTTTCTTTGCTAATATTTTGCTCACCATTATGGGAAAAGGTTTTAGGAAATATACGCAAGAATATTCTATTAAACTATTCAGATAAAGATAAAATAAGTAATAGTATTTTCAACTTTATAATAGGGCTTGGATCACAATGTTTCTTGAATGAGTATGTCTATTACATATCTACGGAAGAAAAGGATAAACTAAAAGAACTTAAAAAGATAACCAATAATAATAAAAATCAAGACTATAAATTAGCAATAATCTCTTGCTACCAATCTCTATCTTCAATAAATGATGAAATAATTAATTTAAATACTTATATACCAAATAAAAAAGAATTAAATAGTCTTCTTGATTTACAATTTAAAGAGTTGAATGCTGAAAAAATGATTTCAAAAGGAATTAAAAAGATAGGAAATATAAAAGATTCAACATCTAAAGAAGTGAAAAATCAGTATGAATTAAACCCATATCCTAGATGGAGATACAATTCATATGCTAAAGAAAACAAACTAAACTTTTTATCAGTTATTAATTCAGAAATTTCACCAAATACAATTAAATCTAATTCAGTTCAATTAACAAATAAAAAAATAAATATTCTTATAGCAGGTTGTGGAACGGGTATTCAAATAATTGAAGCATCTCGGTATAGTAATTGTGAAATAACAGCAATCGATCTAAGCAATTCAAGTATCTCATATGCAAAGAGAAAGGTCGATGAATATGGATTGAAAAATATCAATTTTATAGAAATGGATTTACTTGAATTGACATCGCTAAATAAAAGATTTGATTTAATAGAATGTTCAGGTGTTCTTCACCATATGAATGAGCCTAGCAAGGGATTATCAAATCTATTTGACGTATTAGAACCAGAAGGCTTTTTAAAGTTAGGTTTGTACAGCAAGTATGCAAGAGAAGAAATCCTAAAAGCAAGAAAACTAATCAAAGAAAAAGATATTAAACCAAACATTGATGGAATAAGAAACTTCCGAAATGATCTTCTTAATGGAGAAATTAAAGAGATAAATGAGATAAGTAATTGGTCAGATTTCTACTCAACTTCAATGTGTAGAGATCTTTGCTTTCATACCCACGAAAACTGTTATACGCTAATCGAAATTAAAAACATGTTAAAAGTATCTAATCTGGAATTCCTAGGTTTTACTCTTTCAAAAGAAATTAGAGATAAATATCAGATAGATAATAAAGATAAAGACTCTTTAAAAAATTTAGAATTATGGGATAAATTTGAAAAATTAAATCCTAATTCTTTTAGAGAAATGTATCAATTCTGGTCTAGGAAATCAACTAAATAG